A genomic window from Flavobacterium johnsoniae includes:
- a CDS encoding SusC/RagA family TonB-linked outer membrane protein codes for MKSKNCIQTRLPYFMAVLLSVFMMQFGLAQESKTVSGTITSSEDGLGVPGATVLVQGTKSSTVTDFDGKYKVEAKTGDVLVITFVGFKTQNIKVGTEKVVNVVLQPETSELKEIVVIGYGTQKKKVNTAATSLVSGKDIQQVASLDVTNALQGQASGVSVTSSSGQPGANMVVNIRGAGTAGNSDPLYVVDGVVVDNGIGYLDPSVIERVDVLKDASAASIYGARAANGVILVTTKKGKDGKMNVSFSSYTGFQQIAKKLDLMNTQEYTTIINEARVNSGYSPLYTKAQIAAFPNTDWQDYLFNEGAIKQNHSLLITGGDQKSTIATGLSYYGQEGMIGGANSQSQYDRVTFTVNSTSEVIKDYLKIGENFTFSNVKSSGIADDGIYNNAIRAFLNAAPIDQVYDENGGFARSVISNDVTNPVGSLYYNNFNQTKTNRYVGNIFAELKIIKDLTFRTSFGVDMTDSNYRSFRPVYSLSSNDNNTVSSVTQSGTKSLGWIFENTLQYKFNLASSHNFDVLVGTSAKKNTSDYMEGQGRNLIFDDFAHAYLDNAKDPTSNVVKGNRRDYAIQSYFGRLLYDYNNKYLFSATIRRDGSSEFGPDNKYAIFPSFSAGWNLDKEAFFKENKVLNTFKIRASWGQNGNDQFGRRFAYLSTVNSTDKTYHFGTGDETLLVGSSPDQLANRNLKWETSEQLDLGFDATLFTNFTLTFDYYDKKTKDWLVLASIPTYAGATAPYINGGDVSNKGFEIGLAYRTHFGKDWNFGINANLSKNKNEVLRIANNEGIIHGESNILFQGLDEMNRVEVGKPMGYFYGLKTAGIFQNAAEVAAGVQPNAQPGDVRFVDLNGDGQIDANDKTQIGDPNPDFNYGINLDISYKAFDLTINTYGTAGGQNVFGIHDYTRAYTNNTTDVLNRWTSEGTSNTVPRVTYGTDDNGNYTKFADLYIQDSDFFRIKNATIGCDLTKLTDKLKFFSKFRVYVAGNNIYTFTKYKGMDPEIGFGNVNQSWAKGIDVGYYPQPRTYMMGLNVNF; via the coding sequence ATGAAAAGCAAAAATTGTATTCAAACAAGGCTTCCATATTTTATGGCGGTACTGCTTAGCGTATTTATGATGCAGTTTGGATTGGCACAAGAATCTAAAACTGTAAGTGGAACAATCACTTCGTCTGAAGACGGATTGGGAGTTCCGGGAGCAACTGTACTTGTACAGGGAACAAAATCGAGTACTGTTACCGATTTTGATGGAAAATATAAAGTGGAAGCCAAAACAGGCGATGTTTTAGTAATCACTTTCGTGGGATTTAAAACACAAAATATTAAAGTTGGGACCGAAAAAGTTGTCAATGTGGTTTTACAGCCAGAAACATCAGAACTTAAAGAAATTGTTGTAATTGGTTACGGTACTCAAAAGAAGAAAGTAAATACCGCTGCAACTTCTTTGGTATCAGGAAAAGACATTCAGCAAGTTGCGAGTCTTGATGTTACAAATGCTCTACAAGGTCAAGCTTCTGGGGTTTCTGTAACTTCTTCTTCTGGTCAGCCGGGTGCGAATATGGTGGTAAATATTCGTGGTGCGGGAACAGCAGGAAACAGTGATCCGCTTTATGTTGTAGATGGAGTTGTGGTAGATAACGGAATCGGATATTTGGATCCTTCTGTAATTGAAAGGGTTGACGTTTTAAAAGACGCTTCTGCAGCTTCTATCTACGGAGCGAGAGCGGCAAACGGAGTTATTTTAGTGACAACTAAAAAAGGAAAAGACGGTAAAATGAATGTGTCTTTCAGTTCGTATACAGGTTTTCAACAGATTGCTAAAAAACTAGATTTGATGAATACGCAAGAGTATACAACTATTATCAATGAAGCTCGTGTAAATTCTGGATATTCTCCATTATACACTAAAGCTCAAATTGCTGCATTTCCTAATACTGATTGGCAAGATTATCTGTTTAATGAAGGTGCAATTAAACAAAACCACTCTTTATTGATTACTGGTGGTGACCAAAAATCTACAATTGCAACTGGTTTGTCTTACTACGGACAAGAAGGTATGATTGGCGGGGCTAATAGTCAGTCGCAATACGATCGTGTAACTTTTACGGTAAACTCTACTTCTGAAGTTATTAAAGATTATTTGAAAATTGGAGAAAACTTTACGTTTTCAAATGTAAAATCAAGCGGTATTGCAGATGATGGTATTTATAATAATGCTATTAGAGCGTTCTTAAATGCTGCTCCAATTGATCAGGTTTATGATGAAAATGGAGGTTTTGCGCGTTCTGTTATTTCGAATGACGTAACAAATCCTGTAGGATCTTTATATTACAATAACTTCAATCAGACAAAAACAAACCGTTATGTAGGTAACATTTTTGCAGAATTAAAAATTATAAAAGATTTGACTTTCAGAACTAGTTTTGGTGTTGATATGACAGACAGTAATTACCGTTCTTTTAGACCAGTTTATTCTCTTTCTTCAAATGATAATAATACGGTTTCGAGCGTTACGCAAAGTGGTACAAAATCTTTAGGATGGATTTTTGAAAATACACTTCAATATAAATTCAATTTAGCTTCTTCTCATAATTTTGATGTTTTAGTGGGGACTTCTGCTAAAAAGAATACTTCTGATTATATGGAAGGACAAGGAAGAAACTTGATTTTTGATGATTTTGCACACGCTTATTTAGATAATGCAAAAGATCCAACATCAAATGTTGTAAAAGGAAATCGTAGAGATTATGCCATTCAGTCTTACTTCGGACGTTTGTTGTATGATTATAATAACAAATATTTATTCTCTGCAACAATTCGTCGAGACGGATCTTCAGAATTTGGTCCAGACAACAAATATGCTATTTTCCCTTCGTTCTCTGCGGGTTGGAATTTAGATAAAGAAGCTTTCTTTAAAGAAAATAAAGTTTTAAATACTTTTAAAATAAGAGCAAGCTGGGGACAAAATGGTAACGACCAATTTGGCAGAAGATTTGCGTATTTGTCAACTGTAAATTCAACAGACAAAACCTATCATTTTGGAACTGGAGATGAAACTCTTTTAGTAGGTTCAAGCCCAGATCAGTTAGCAAACCGCAATTTAAAATGGGAAACTTCTGAACAGTTAGATTTAGGTTTTGATGCTACTTTGTTTACCAACTTTACTCTAACTTTTGATTATTACGATAAGAAAACCAAAGATTGGTTAGTTTTAGCTTCAATCCCAACTTATGCGGGAGCAACTGCGCCTTATATTAATGGTGGTGACGTAAGCAATAAAGGTTTTGAAATTGGTTTAGCGTACAGAACTCATTTTGGAAAAGATTGGAATTTTGGAATTAATGCCAACCTTTCTAAAAACAAAAATGAAGTATTGCGTATTGCAAACAACGAAGGAATTATTCACGGAGAATCTAACATTTTATTCCAAGGTTTAGACGAGATGAACCGTGTTGAGGTTGGAAAACCAATGGGTTATTTCTATGGATTAAAAACAGCTGGAATTTTCCAAAATGCAGCTGAAGTAGCAGCGGGAGTTCAGCCAAATGCGCAACCTGGAGACGTTCGTTTCGTAGACTTGAATGGCGACGGACAAATCGATGCAAACGATAAAACTCAAATCGGAGACCCGAATCCAGATTTTAACTACGGTATCAATTTGGATATTTCATACAAAGCTTTTGATTTGACAATTAATACTTACGGTACTGCTGGCGGACAAAACGTTTTCGGAATTCATGATTACACTCGTGCTTATACAAACAATACAACAGATGTATTAAACAGATGGACAAGTGAAGGAACTTCAAATACAGTTCCAAGAGTAACTTACGGAACAGACGATAATGGTAACTACACAAAATTCGCTGATTTATATATTCAAGATTCAGATTTCTTTAGAATTAAAAATGCTACAATCGGATGTGATTTAACAAAGTTAACAGACAAATTGAAGTTCTTCTCTAAATTCAGAGTGTATGTAGCTGGAAATAACATTTATACATTCACAAAATACAAAGGAATGGATCCGGAAATTGGTTTCGGAAACGTAAATCAGTCTTGGGCTAAAGGAATTGATGTTGGATATTACCCACAGCCAAGAACCTACATGATGGGTTTAAATGTTAACTTTTAA
- a CDS encoding NUDIX hydrolase has product MIENVDDKPASKNEHSAMNAITIDCVIFGFDKGSLEVLLVQHGEGISKGKWGLPGGWIYKKESTDAAAHRLLHELTGLEDIYLEQLKAFGDPDRFPLRRVITIGYYALVKREDYNIKAGFTASDAKWYKINEIPDLIYDHNEILDYSIKHLRNKVRQTPIGFNLLPEKFTLLQLMHLYGEILGIEMDKPNFRRKILHMKLLVALDEKQQDVSHRAAQLYKFDPEIYTKLTEKGFNFEF; this is encoded by the coding sequence ATGATTGAAAATGTAGATGACAAACCTGCATCAAAAAACGAACACAGTGCCATGAATGCAATCACGATTGACTGCGTTATTTTTGGTTTTGATAAAGGAAGTTTAGAAGTGCTTTTAGTACAACATGGCGAGGGAATCAGTAAAGGAAAATGGGGTTTGCCTGGAGGATGGATTTACAAAAAAGAAAGTACAGATGCCGCTGCCCATCGTTTATTGCACGAACTTACAGGTCTTGAAGATATTTATCTGGAACAGCTGAAAGCATTTGGAGATCCAGATCGTTTTCCGCTTCGACGTGTTATTACCATTGGATATTATGCTTTGGTAAAAAGAGAAGATTACAACATTAAAGCTGGTTTTACAGCTTCTGATGCAAAGTGGTACAAAATCAACGAAATTCCAGATTTGATTTACGATCACAATGAAATTTTAGATTACAGCATAAAACATCTTAGAAATAAAGTTCGCCAGACTCCAATTGGTTTTAATTTATTGCCAGAAAAATTTACTTTATTGCAATTGATGCATTTGTATGGAGAAATTTTAGGAATCGAAATGGACAAACCAAACTTTAGAAGAAAAATTCTTCATATGAAATTATTGGTTGCTTTAGACGAAAAACAGCAAGATGTATCGCACAGAGCCGCTCAATTGTACAAATTTGATCCAGAAATTTATACTAAATTAACTGAAAAAGGATTCAATTTTGAATTTTGA
- a CDS encoding NUDIX hydrolase — protein MTEITTQQQKPAVDGITIDCVFFGFNKESLEVLLVQHAQGESKGKWGLLGGWLQLDESADDAAQRILQELTGLEDIYLEQLKAFTNPKRVLERRVVTIGYYTLVNREDYNIKASLKVIEAKWYKINEIPELIFDHNEILDFSLLQLRNRVRQAPIGFNLLPEKFTLLQLMHLYEEILGIELDKSNFRRKILHMKLLTALDEKQQDVSHRAAKLYKFDDEMYKKLTEKGFNFEY, from the coding sequence TTGACAGAAATAACTACTCAGCAACAAAAACCAGCCGTAGACGGAATCACAATTGACTGTGTTTTCTTCGGTTTTAACAAAGAGAGTCTCGAAGTTCTCTTGGTTCAGCACGCTCAAGGCGAAAGTAAAGGCAAATGGGGACTTCTTGGTGGATGGCTTCAGCTTGATGAAAGTGCCGATGATGCCGCACAACGTATTTTGCAAGAACTTACAGGTCTTGAAGATATTTATCTGGAGCAATTAAAAGCTTTTACCAATCCAAAACGTGTGTTAGAAAGACGTGTCGTTACAATTGGTTATTACACATTAGTCAACCGAGAAGATTATAATATCAAAGCGAGTTTAAAAGTTATAGAAGCAAAATGGTATAAGATCAACGAAATTCCAGAATTAATTTTTGACCATAATGAGATTTTAGATTTCAGTTTATTGCAATTAAGAAACAGAGTTCGTCAAGCTCCAATTGGCTTTAACCTTCTTCCAGAAAAATTTACTTTATTGCAATTAATGCATTTGTATGAAGAAATTTTAGGAATAGAATTGGACAAATCCAACTTTAGACGAAAAATTCTGCATATGAAACTTTTGACAGCATTGGATGAAAAACAACAAGACGTTTCACACAGAGCAGCCAAACTTTATAAATTTGATGATGAGATGTACAAAAAATTAACTGAAAAAGGGTTTAATTTTGAATATTAA
- the lepA gene encoding translation elongation factor 4 gives MKKIRNFCIIAHIDHGKSTLADRLLGATQTVTAREEKAQLLDNMDLERERGITIKSHAIQMEYKYKGEEYILNLIDTPGHVDFSYEVSRSIAACEGALLIVDAAQSIQAQTISNLYLALENDLEIIPVLNKVDLPSANPEEVSDDIIDLLGCKLEDIIHASGKTGFGVENILAAIIEKIPAPKGNPEEPLQALIFDSVYNPFRGIEVIFRVVNGEIKKGQKIKFMATDNEYFADEIGTLKLNQVPKNVVSAGDVGYLISGIKEAREVKVGDTITDAKVPTTNMITGFEDVKPMVFAGIYPVDTEDYEDLRSSMEKLQLNDASLVFAPESSAALGFGFRCGFLGMLHMEIIQERLEREFDMTVITTVPNVSYLAYTKKHPETPLVVNNPSDLPEPSKLDRVEEPFIKATIITKADFVGNVMSLCIEKRGLITNQTYLTTERVELNFDMPLAEIVFDFYDRLKTVSKGYASFDYSPIGMRTSKLVKLDVLLNAQTVDALSALIHEDNAYNIGKKMTEKLRELIPRQQFDIPIQAAIGAKIIARETIKALRKDVTAKCYGGDISRKRKLLEKQKKGKKRMRQVGNVEIPQEAFMAVLKLND, from the coding sequence ATGAAGAAGATACGTAACTTTTGCATTATTGCACACATTGACCACGGTAAAAGTACATTGGCGGACAGATTATTAGGCGCAACACAAACCGTTACAGCTCGTGAAGAAAAAGCACAATTGCTTGACAACATGGACTTGGAGCGCGAGCGTGGTATTACCATTAAGAGTCATGCCATTCAGATGGAATACAAATACAAAGGCGAGGAATATATCTTAAACCTAATTGACACTCCTGGACACGTAGATTTTTCGTATGAAGTTTCTAGATCTATCGCTGCCTGCGAAGGAGCTTTATTGATTGTTGATGCTGCGCAAAGTATTCAGGCACAAACGATTTCAAATTTATATTTAGCACTTGAGAATGACTTGGAAATTATTCCAGTTTTAAATAAAGTCGATTTACCAAGTGCAAACCCGGAAGAAGTTAGTGATGATATTATCGATTTATTAGGTTGTAAATTAGAAGATATTATTCATGCTTCTGGTAAAACAGGTTTTGGTGTTGAAAACATCTTAGCGGCCATTATCGAAAAAATTCCTGCTCCAAAAGGAAATCCAGAAGAACCGTTACAAGCTTTGATTTTTGACTCGGTTTATAATCCATTCCGTGGAATCGAAGTAATCTTTAGAGTTGTAAATGGTGAAATCAAAAAAGGCCAGAAAATTAAATTCATGGCGACTGACAACGAATATTTTGCTGACGAAATTGGAACTTTAAAATTAAATCAGGTTCCTAAAAATGTAGTTTCGGCTGGAGATGTTGGTTATTTAATTTCTGGAATTAAAGAAGCACGCGAAGTAAAAGTTGGAGATACGATTACAGATGCAAAAGTTCCGACAACCAATATGATTACAGGTTTTGAGGACGTAAAACCAATGGTATTTGCTGGTATTTATCCAGTTGATACTGAAGATTACGAAGATTTACGTTCTTCAATGGAAAAATTACAATTGAATGATGCTTCATTAGTTTTCGCTCCTGAAAGCTCTGCGGCGTTAGGATTTGGTTTCCGTTGTGGATTTTTAGGAATGCTTCACATGGAAATTATCCAGGAACGTTTAGAGCGTGAGTTCGATATGACTGTAATTACTACAGTTCCTAACGTTTCGTATTTGGCTTACACTAAGAAACATCCAGAAACACCATTAGTTGTAAACAATCCTTCAGATTTACCAGAGCCTTCAAAACTAGACAGAGTTGAAGAGCCTTTTATTAAAGCAACAATCATTACAAAAGCTGATTTCGTTGGAAACGTAATGAGTTTATGTATTGAAAAACGTGGTTTAATTACCAACCAAACATACTTAACAACTGAACGTGTGGAATTGAATTTTGACATGCCTTTGGCGGAAATTGTATTCGATTTTTATGACCGTTTAAAAACAGTTTCTAAAGGTTATGCTTCTTTTGATTATTCTCCAATCGGAATGAGAACTTCGAAACTGGTAAAACTTGACGTTCTTTTGAATGCACAAACAGTCGATGCTCTTTCTGCATTAATTCACGAAGACAACGCATATAATATCGGTAAAAAAATGACCGAAAAATTACGCGAATTGATTCCGAGACAACAATTTGACATTCCGATTCAAGCTGCAATTGGAGCAAAAATTATCGCTCGTGAAACGATTAAAGCACTTCGTAAAGACGTTACCGCAAAATGTTACGGTGGAGATATTTCGCGTAAGCGTAAACTTCTTGAAAAACAGAAAAAAGGTAAAAAACGTATGCGTCAGGTAGGAAACGTTGAGATTCCTCAAGAGGCATTTATGGCTGTTTTGAAATTGAATGACTAA
- a CDS encoding fibronectin type III domain-containing protein produces the protein MIITLRKIKFQVILQILLLLPIVASANFKFEVYLSENFQSEDTEAPSAPKNLIASQTFGTTTDLSWTESTDNIGVTAYEIYSGTNLIATIDAPAKWYRVTNLENITNYTFTIKARDAAGNISGSSNRVSITTLDSTRPTAPSNLTASELTGTSVLFNWTSSTDNVGVVAYEIKDLYRSWGKTEANINSFKVTGLQQAMTYQFYVIAIDAANNKSSSSNFVSAKALDITPPTTPSNIKVTKATETSISLTWDQSKDLEGTVTYDIYQGGNLLIQSTTSSSAIINNLIPNNSYLFTIKARDDSGNIAASYPILCETVDTLPPSAPTNFMISNITENLAELSWNPSNDNREVVSYNLYYSDGDYSPLSTTKTSMIINVFPGNTYNLNIKAVDGYGNISGKSNTVSFVTAPTPPQYCKSVTSGTNLGGLGTVKFGAMNDFNSNPDYSSVLIKGETYAINITPAWQTTIGFSAGYYVWIDYNGDKIFNYSDEYVWGKYFGDYKEPVVGTFKIPEVVPTGNTTLRVVMDLGGNSGPCNNGEIGYTYGGSRDFIVNIKDAVKNPNAPAPPTALTASNTSWTTTKLTWTASPENTGDLTYEIYEGPTLIGTSNSTSFSVEKLKQATTYLLTVKAKNENGNLSVSSNPILVTTLKATVNPTTPTDLNASETTYHSTVLSWNPSTNASNDVAYRVYRDDALITTVTTNTYLIYDLNGGRKYNFKVQAVDTGKNASDFSNVVSVVTLKDEIAPTVPTDLKATNIATTTATLSWTASEDIAKVEKYHIFQDSKEVGYVYYNTLKYEIKNLKDGTAYKFTVKAEDSSGNLSLESGSVSFTTIAIPRYCIPSGISKENDYITKLELGTIKQTIPISGAYANHSSLSTTLIPGQENTIAVSISKNNSPTIPSSLAVYIDLNGDYDFDDEGELIWSTAVKEAFIPSIKKFTIPLTAKKGSTRMRVVVKPNGIPAACEYISNGQIVDYRIEITKPIIEFEAPSIPTNLTVSNITKTSAILSWNESTDNIAVTGYDIYQGNTLIGSTNLTTYTVNGLNAETAYSFTLKSKDYAKNISDSSDPISFTTSTLSIDEHDSKIDQYILFPNPVIQKLFIKQPNNNTALYKISNLNGQAVLYGHLNENGIEVSHLSSGMYIIELKNEEKTIVKKFIKK, from the coding sequence ATGATAATAACTCTACGCAAAATTAAATTTCAAGTTATTTTACAAATTTTATTATTACTTCCTATTGTAGCTTCTGCAAATTTTAAATTCGAAGTTTATTTATCAGAAAATTTTCAATCAGAAGATACAGAAGCACCTAGTGCACCAAAAAATCTAATTGCCTCGCAAACATTTGGAACCACAACAGACTTATCTTGGACAGAATCAACAGATAATATAGGTGTAACAGCTTACGAAATTTATAGTGGTACAAACTTAATAGCCACAATAGATGCACCTGCAAAGTGGTACAGAGTTACTAATTTAGAAAATATAACAAATTATACTTTTACAATCAAAGCAAGAGATGCTGCTGGTAATATTTCTGGTTCAAGCAATCGAGTTTCTATTACTACTTTAGACAGTACAAGACCAACTGCACCAAGTAATCTGACAGCTTCTGAGCTAACTGGGACTTCGGTGCTCTTTAACTGGACGTCTTCAACTGATAATGTGGGAGTTGTGGCATATGAAATTAAAGATCTCTACAGATCATGGGGCAAAACTGAGGCAAATATTAATTCTTTTAAAGTAACAGGATTGCAACAAGCAATGACATATCAATTTTATGTTATTGCAATTGATGCCGCAAACAATAAATCTTCGTCCTCTAATTTTGTTTCAGCAAAAGCCTTAGACATTACGCCTCCAACAACACCTTCAAATATTAAAGTAACTAAAGCTACAGAAACATCTATTAGTTTAACATGGGATCAATCAAAAGATCTTGAAGGAACTGTGACTTATGATATCTATCAAGGAGGAAATTTATTGATCCAATCTACAACCAGCAGCAGTGCAATTATAAATAATTTAATTCCGAACAACTCTTATTTATTTACGATTAAAGCAAGAGATGATTCAGGCAATATTGCCGCTAGCTACCCAATATTATGCGAAACTGTGGATACTTTGCCTCCATCAGCGCCAACAAATTTTATGATTTCAAATATCACTGAAAACTTAGCCGAATTATCTTGGAATCCATCAAACGACAATAGAGAAGTAGTTTCTTATAACTTATATTACAGTGATGGTGACTACAGTCCTTTAAGCACTACAAAAACAAGCATGATAATCAATGTCTTTCCTGGAAACACTTATAATCTAAACATTAAGGCAGTAGATGGTTATGGAAATATTTCAGGTAAAAGTAATACGGTCTCTTTTGTGACCGCGCCAACACCTCCTCAATATTGTAAATCTGTGACTTCTGGAACAAACTTGGGCGGATTAGGGACAGTAAAATTTGGCGCCATGAATGATTTCAATTCTAATCCCGATTATTCTTCTGTCTTGATAAAAGGAGAAACATATGCCATAAATATCACTCCTGCATGGCAAACTACAATAGGATTTTCAGCCGGCTATTATGTATGGATTGACTACAATGGTGATAAAATATTTAATTATTCGGACGAATATGTCTGGGGTAAATATTTTGGTGATTATAAAGAACCTGTAGTAGGAACTTTTAAGATTCCAGAAGTAGTTCCTACAGGAAATACGACCTTGAGAGTTGTTATGGATTTAGGCGGAAATTCAGGTCCTTGTAATAATGGTGAAATTGGATATACTTATGGAGGATCCAGAGATTTTATTGTAAACATTAAAGATGCTGTCAAAAATCCAAATGCTCCAGCACCACCAACTGCTCTAACAGCATCAAACACTAGTTGGACAACAACCAAATTAACATGGACAGCTAGTCCAGAAAACACTGGTGACCTAACGTACGAAATCTATGAAGGACCAACTTTAATAGGAACATCGAATTCAACTTCTTTTTCTGTAGAAAAATTAAAGCAAGCTACCACATATTTGTTAACGGTAAAAGCAAAAAATGAAAACGGAAACCTTTCTGTATCGAGTAATCCGATTTTGGTAACCACACTAAAAGCAACCGTAAACCCTACCACTCCAACAGATCTTAATGCTTCAGAAACTACCTACCATTCTACTGTGCTCTCTTGGAATCCATCTACAAATGCCTCTAATGATGTTGCATATAGAGTGTATCGTGATGATGCTCTAATTACAACAGTAACAACAAATACATATTTGATTTATGATCTTAATGGCGGCAGGAAATATAATTTTAAAGTGCAGGCGGTAGATACAGGAAAAAATGCTTCCGATTTTAGCAATGTAGTTTCGGTAGTAACACTAAAAGATGAAATAGCTCCGACTGTACCAACAGACTTAAAAGCAACAAATATAGCAACCACTACTGCCACTCTATCTTGGACTGCCTCAGAAGACATTGCCAAAGTTGAAAAATATCACATTTTCCAAGATTCTAAAGAAGTTGGCTATGTATATTATAATACTTTAAAGTATGAAATTAAAAATCTTAAAGATGGAACTGCCTACAAATTTACAGTTAAAGCAGAAGACTCAAGTGGGAACCTTTCGTTAGAAAGCGGTTCCGTTTCGTTTACAACAATTGCTATACCAAGATATTGTATACCTTCCGGAATTAGCAAAGAAAATGATTACATCACCAAGCTTGAGCTCGGTACAATTAAACAGACAATACCAATTTCAGGAGCTTACGCCAATCATTCTAGTCTTTCAACAACATTAATCCCTGGACAAGAAAATACTATTGCTGTTAGCATTTCAAAAAATAATTCCCCGACAATACCAAGTAGCTTAGCTGTTTATATTGATTTAAATGGAGATTATGATTTTGATGACGAAGGCGAATTAATATGGAGTACAGCTGTAAAAGAAGCTTTCATTCCATCAATAAAAAAATTTACGATTCCTTTAACGGCGAAGAAAGGCAGTACGAGAATGAGAGTTGTTGTAAAACCAAATGGAATTCCTGCAGCATGTGAGTATATAAGCAATGGACAAATTGTAGATTATAGAATAGAAATCACTAAACCTATAATAGAATTTGAAGCTCCAAGCATACCAACGAATTTAACCGTATCAAACATTACTAAAACATCAGCAATTTTGTCGTGGAATGAATCAACAGATAATATAGCAGTTACTGGTTATGATATTTACCAAGGAAACACGCTTATTGGCTCTACAAATCTAACCACTTATACCGTTAATGGGCTAAATGCAGAAACTGCATATTCATTTACTTTAAAATCAAAAGATTATGCCAAAAATATCTCAGATTCGAGCGATCCAATTTCATTCACCACATCTACTCTTTCAATAGATGAACATGATTCAAAAATAGATCAATATATTTTGTTTCCAAATCCAGTCATTCAAAAATTATTTATAAAGCAACCAAATAATAATACGGCTTTATATAAAATAAGCAATTTGAATGGACAAGCTGTACTTTACGGTCATTTAAATGAAAATGGTATCGAAGTAAGTCACCTCAGTTCAGGAATGTATATCATAGAGTTGAAAAATGAAGAAAAGACAATTGTCAAAAAGTTTATAAAAAAGTAA
- a CDS encoding outer membrane beta-barrel protein: MKTKFSVILALFAFCFANAQQDQADAEMNSAKGVTFSQGDMFLEGSIKISTGGEEDYYGFSPKFGYFLNDKFAVGAKLNYASIKQETPYEKTNVFGAGAFARYYFLELDKKRFKTYAEVGLGFGRNKYESDLISDTTNSITADVNVGLNYFITKNVAVTFVLANMLSYNSVAPENGPSSDTFQLNINLFENIFDQPQFGLLYRF; encoded by the coding sequence ATGAAAACCAAATTTTCAGTTATTTTAGCCCTTTTTGCTTTTTGTTTTGCAAACGCTCAGCAAGATCAAGCTGATGCAGAAATGAATTCTGCTAAAGGCGTAACTTTTTCACAAGGCGATATGTTTCTTGAAGGTTCTATAAAAATTAGCACTGGCGGCGAAGAGGATTATTACGGTTTTAGTCCAAAATTTGGCTATTTCCTAAACGACAAATTTGCTGTTGGAGCAAAATTAAATTATGCAAGTATCAAACAAGAAACTCCATATGAGAAAACAAATGTATTTGGAGCTGGGGCTTTTGCACGTTACTATTTCTTAGAATTAGATAAAAAACGTTTTAAAACTTATGCCGAAGTAGGTTTAGGATTTGGAAGAAATAAATACGAAAGCGACCTTATTAGCGACACTACAAATAGCATAACGGCAGACGTAAATGTCGGATTAAACTATTTTATTACCAAAAATGTTGCTGTCACTTTTGTTCTAGCCAATATGCTTTCTTACAACAGTGTTGCTCCAGAAAACGGTCCATCATCAGATACTTTTCAGTTAAACATCAATTTATTTGAAAATATCTTCGATCAGCCACAATTTGGACTTTTATACAGATTTTGA